A portion of the Flavobacterium limnophilum genome contains these proteins:
- a CDS encoding MFS transporter, whose amino-acid sequence MSSENSKTKWGQFIPLVTVFFFWGFVAASNDILIPVFKKAFDLTQGQSQFVSIAFYISYTVGSLIYMGISLLIGKDLVNKIGYKNGLALGLVISALGTLLFYPAANTGSYPLMLAGLFTVGLGFSLQQTVANPLAIALGPIKTGSQRLTLAGGINNFGTTIGPLIVSFAIFGAAATGNTDMSIESVKIPYLILGLAFIIVAVLLKFSSLPEFPETIVETVEDAASSKNTALQYPQLVMGMIAIFLYVGVEVSTAANLPAYMESKLGFAIGDIAPYVSLYWASLMIGRWTGAVEAFTDNMTTQKVLRFLAPYLAFGVFLLVNAIAKHDLTPFYVYGLIILVLIAADMASKGNPARMLLIFSALGAVALFTGMATTGMVSVYAFTSVGLFCSTLWPCIFTLAVSGLGKHTSQGSSFLIMMIMGGGIVSWTQGFVSDSIGIQNSYIVGVLCFAYLAFYAWKVSGILRNQGIDFDKKISGGH is encoded by the coding sequence ATGAGTTCAGAAAATTCTAAAACCAAATGGGGACAATTTATTCCCCTAGTTACCGTATTCTTCTTTTGGGGATTTGTTGCAGCCAGCAACGATATTTTAATCCCCGTTTTTAAAAAAGCATTTGATTTAACCCAAGGTCAAAGCCAATTTGTATCCATCGCTTTTTACATTTCTTATACTGTGGGTTCCTTGATATACATGGGCATTTCCTTATTGATTGGAAAAGATTTAGTCAACAAAATTGGCTATAAAAATGGATTGGCATTGGGATTGGTAATTTCCGCCCTTGGAACATTGTTGTTTTATCCTGCGGCAAATACCGGATCATATCCCTTAATGCTTGCCGGTTTATTTACTGTTGGGTTGGGATTTTCTTTGCAACAAACCGTTGCCAATCCGTTGGCGATTGCCTTGGGGCCAATAAAAACTGGTTCTCAGCGATTGACTTTGGCTGGAGGAATCAACAATTTTGGAACCACTATTGGGCCACTAATCGTAAGTTTTGCCATTTTTGGAGCTGCCGCAACCGGAAATACTGATATGAGTATCGAAAGCGTTAAAATTCCTTATTTAATTCTGGGATTGGCATTTATAATTGTAGCCGTCTTGTTGAAATTTTCATCTTTGCCGGAATTTCCTGAAACAATCGTGGAAACTGTGGAAGATGCAGCTTCTTCCAAAAATACGGCTTTGCAATACCCACAACTTGTTATGGGAATGATAGCCATTTTCCTATATGTGGGTGTCGAAGTTTCTACGGCGGCTAATTTACCGGCTTATATGGAAAGTAAATTAGGTTTTGCCATTGGAGATATTGCGCCATACGTATCTTTATATTGGGCGAGTTTGATGATTGGTCGTTGGACAGGTGCTGTCGAAGCTTTTACCGATAATATGACGACTCAAAAAGTACTTCGTTTCTTGGCTCCTTATTTGGCATTTGGCGTTTTCTTGCTTGTAAATGCAATAGCTAAACACGATTTGACTCCTTTCTATGTTTACGGATTAATTATTTTGGTGTTGATTGCCGCCGATATGGCCAGTAAAGGTAATCCAGCCAGAATGTTGCTTATATTTTCTGCATTGGGAGCTGTGGCACTCTTTACAGGAATGGCCACCACAGGAATGGTGAGTGTTTATGCTTTTACCAGTGTTGGATTGTTTTGTAGCACGCTTTGGCCTTGTATTTTTACTTTGGCAGTAAGCGGATTGGGAAAACACACAAGCCAAGGGAGCAGTTTCCTGATCATGATGATTATGGGTGGTGGAATTGTAAGTTGGACACAAGGATTTGTTTCGGATAGCATTGGCATTCAAAACAGCTATATCGTTGGGGTTCTGTGTTTTGCTTATTTGGCATTTTATGCCTGGAAAGTAAGCGGTATTCTAAGAAATCAAGGGATTGATTTTGACAAGAAAATTAGTGGAGGACACTAA
- a CDS encoding LytR/AlgR family response regulator transcription factor, translating to MKCIIIDDEPLAVDLLKDFVSKVESLELVNTFNNAIDAISAINKTEVDLIFLDIEMPHFTGIDFIKAIDKKPLIIFTTAYSNYAVEGFDFGAVDYLVKPIPFNRFLKAVVRAQHLFLPPEVVHNSNATIIAADESNNFMFVRAEYENVKINYADILFVEGLKDYVKIYTNDGKYVLTLMSLIKLENSLSHKGFSRIHRSYIVNLAHIKSIQKNKVLIVDRRLPISESYKTAFFSKINL from the coding sequence ATTTGCTCAAAGATTTCGTGAGTAAAGTGGAATCCTTGGAGCTGGTAAACACCTTCAACAATGCAATTGATGCCATTTCCGCCATCAACAAAACGGAGGTCGACTTGATTTTTTTGGACATCGAAATGCCCCATTTTACGGGCATCGATTTTATAAAAGCCATCGATAAAAAGCCATTGATTATTTTCACCACCGCTTATTCCAATTATGCCGTCGAAGGATTTGATTTTGGCGCCGTCGATTATTTGGTAAAACCTATTCCGTTTAACCGATTTTTGAAAGCCGTGGTTCGTGCCCAGCATCTTTTTTTACCACCAGAAGTTGTTCATAATTCAAATGCTACCATTATTGCCGCAGACGAATCCAACAATTTCATGTTTGTCAGGGCAGAATACGAGAATGTCAAAATCAATTATGCCGATATTTTGTTTGTCGAAGGCTTGAAAGATTACGTGAAAATTTACACCAACGACGGAAAATATGTCCTGACGCTGATGAGTTTGATAAAATTAGAAAATTCCTTGTCCCACAAAGGTTTCTCCAGAATTCATCGTTCCTATATTGTCAATTTGGCCCACATTAAATCCATCCAAAAAAACAAAGTGTTAATTGTGGACAGGCGATTGCCCATAAGCGAAAGTTATAAAACGGCTTTTTTTAGTAAAATAAATTTGTAA